Proteins from a genomic interval of Oharaeibacter diazotrophicus:
- a CDS encoding AraC family transcriptional regulator, protein MPVLPVPMFVAVVFGYLALRILVLRDRPAAFAVLLGAIAIQAVILSYRVFLPIQPVTAAMIPPLAWIVFQVTAVRPFDPGRDLWHAAVPAFTLFTTLTAPLLLDVLIPTVFVVYAGALLWRLRAGADATPRLSLATGERPGLVWRAIAGALLFSAVGDVAMAAAMGAGADWLRPWIVVVLTVGNLLGIGLLTLSGVLAAPPAAAAEEEDETAVPAATAPEIAAADAALMARIDALMAETRLYLDPDLTLARLARRLTLPAKQVSAAVNRATGENVSRLVNGWRVRHACARLDAGDGVTEAMLASGFGTKSNFNREFLRVTGMAPKTWSERGGDVGRTCTAAAGAVPPPPGARPNVALVTAHPSRPTSVP, encoded by the coding sequence ATGCCGGTCCTGCCCGTCCCGATGTTCGTCGCCGTCGTGTTCGGCTATCTCGCCCTCCGCATCCTGGTGCTGCGCGACCGCCCCGCCGCCTTCGCCGTCCTCCTCGGCGCCATCGCGATCCAGGCGGTGATCCTGTCCTACCGGGTGTTCCTGCCGATCCAGCCGGTGACGGCGGCGATGATCCCGCCGCTCGCCTGGATCGTCTTCCAGGTCACCGCCGTGCGCCCGTTCGATCCCGGCCGCGACCTCTGGCACGCCGCCGTGCCGGCCTTCACCCTGTTCACGACCCTGACCGCCCCTCTCCTCCTCGACGTCCTGATCCCCACCGTCTTCGTGGTCTACGCTGGCGCTCTGCTGTGGCGGCTCCGGGCCGGCGCCGACGCGACGCCGCGGCTGTCGCTCGCCACCGGCGAGCGGCCCGGACTCGTCTGGCGGGCGATCGCCGGCGCGCTCCTGTTCTCCGCCGTCGGCGACGTCGCCATGGCCGCGGCGATGGGCGCGGGGGCGGACTGGCTGCGGCCGTGGATCGTGGTGGTGCTCACCGTCGGCAACCTCCTCGGCATCGGCCTCCTCACCCTCTCCGGCGTGCTCGCCGCGCCGCCGGCCGCCGCGGCCGAGGAGGAGGACGAGACCGCCGTCCCCGCCGCCACCGCCCCGGAGATCGCCGCCGCCGACGCCGCTCTGATGGCGCGGATCGACGCACTGATGGCCGAGACCCGGCTCTATCTCGACCCCGACCTCACCCTCGCCCGACTCGCGCGCCGGCTGACGCTGCCGGCCAAGCAGGTCTCTGCCGCGGTCAACCGGGCGACCGGCGAGAACGTCTCGCGCCTCGTCAACGGCTGGCGCGTCCGCCACGCCTGCGCCCGCCTCGACGCCGGCGACGGCGTCACCGAGGCGATGCTGGCGAGCGGCTTCGGCACCAAGTCCAACTTCAACCGCGAATTCCTGCGCGTGACCGGCATGGCGCCGAAGACCTGGAGCGAGCGCGGTGGCGACGTCGGGCGGACCTGCACCGCGGCGGCCGGGGCCGTTCCACCGCCGCCGGGCGCCCGGCCGAATGTCGCCCTTGTGACGGCGCATCCCTCCCGCCCGACCTCCGTCCCCTGA